In the Enterobacter cloacae subsp. cloacae ATCC 13047 genome, GCCCTGCGGCGTAGTGATCTCAACGCCCGCTTTCGGTTCGCTGAGTCTGGCGATGGCAAACGTGTCCTTGATGGAATACGGCGAGAAGGTCACACCGTCTTTGTGCATCGCAATGCCGCCAGACAGGGTCGCATTGTAGTTACGCTGATGATCGCCGCTGGTACCGCCCCCGACGCTAAGCTGGGTGTAGTGAAGATTAGTGTTGATGTTGCCGTTGAAGCTGTTTTCCTGTGATTCGTCATCACGATCGGCAGAAATATAGTAGTTGGTGTTCTCCCCCAGCGACCCGCTGTTCGCCAGACCATAGCTGGTGCTGTCGCCCTGCTTACGCATATACGAACTCAGGCTCTGCGAACCGCCTAACGGAATGCTGAGGTTGATATAGAGCAGATCGTCGTCCTGGTCGTCATCCGTGCTGCCCACTGCGCTTTGCCAGTTCACGTTGATTGAAGCGTATTTGAAGGTTTTCCCCCACGACAGAAGCAAGTAGCGGGAATCTTCGCCGTCTCCTGCGGCCTGGTTGTAGCTCAGGCCCGCACTAAATGCCCCGGCCAATTCTGTGGACCAACGTACGTTGGCCGAATAACTGTTGTCATAGCCCTGATAATCATCATCCATGGCATCTGCGAGTTCGCGATAATCACCGCTGTAATGCGCCACGCTGGCAGACAGGCCGACATTCTCAGTCAACGAGTAATCGCTCTGGAGTTCGTTTTTGATACCGTTATCACTGTCGCCAAATTGCGCATTGCTGGCGGCCATACTGGTTGAGACGTTCCAGCCATCGGTAACCATAAATTCTGTGCGCGCCCCCGCAGCCTGGTAATCTTCGGCCACCACGCCGGAGGCAAGCAGGTTCATCCAGGGGAAAATTCGCCAGCCATCGGATACGTTGAACACCAGCGGATCGCTGTAGTCACTGTCTATACCACGTACCTGGCCCGCCGAAACGGTCAGGCCGTTTGGTTTTGAAAGATTTCGGGCTTTTACGGATGCGGCGGGAACAATGTAGCGGTTGGTCGAACCGTCGGACTCCACAACGGTGACGTCAAGATCGACGTTGTTACGGACCATCGGGACGTCATCCAGCGTGAACGGGCCCGCCGGTACTAACGTGTTAAAAATGAGTCTTCCGTTTTGACGCACTTCAACGCGCGCCTGCGAGGTTCGGGCAATACCGGATACGCTCACCCCCGAACTGTCTTTCTGCAGACCACTGGTCGGCATTAACTGCACACCGGTAATCGGGACGCCGCTTAACACATCTGACATGGCGTTAATTTCCCCCACCTGCATGGTCAGGCGTTGAGGAACAAACACATGCTCTGCGTAGGTATAAATACTCTCTGCGTTTCGGTTGCCGTTGTCATCCGTCAGGATATAGCGGCTGCGTAGCGACCAGTCCATCGCGTTGAAGCCCGCCTCCAGGCTTGCCTGTGAGTAACGGTTACTGCTGCTGTCACTTCCGCTGTATTCGTTTTTGGTGCTGAAGAGCGAGTAGTTAAGCATGCCTGCCGTGCCGCCATGCTGGAAATTTTTGACATCAGCGCTCAGGCTGTTAAGTGCTTCCGCTGGCAGATAAAGCTCGACCGCTTCCTGGTTTGGCAAGGGATTGATCACCGCCTGAGCGTAATCGCTACGCAGATCATGGCAGGTCTCATTCGCCTTTATGGGCACCGGCATGAGACCTGCAAATTCCAGGAAGTCGTTATCAACGCACATCGTTCCGTCTTCACTGAAGCGTACGGCCGCTGTTCCGCGATCGTTACCGTTCACTTTGACAGAAACGGAATGCGTCCCCGGTAAAAAGCGCGGCGCTTGTGCAAAATAGCGGTTTAGATCGGCCCCAAGACCACGTGATTTCAGGATATCAGTATCAAATGTCACCTCCCTCGCGTGGAGGGAGGGAGCATCAAGCAACATCAGAGGTATTGCGCTATAAATCACAGCGCGCACAAAAAGTGCAAGTTGGCTTTTTTTACGCACCGCCATAATCCTTTATTTTTTATTGAGATCCGAGATAAAGCTGGGCACTTCGACCCCATAGCGGCTGGCCGGGAAAAACTTCACTTTCGTGTTTCCACTGACGGATTCGCCCATAGAAACCGTCATGGTTTCACCGGGTAAAATGTAGGTTTTGGCAAGCGATCCGCTGATGCCTGAAGGCTGCAGCACCACGTTCTGTGCCAGACGCACAACATATTTGCTTGGGTTTTTTACCGTGACGGACGTGCCTGACGCGGTCCAGTCGAGGAATTTCCACGCATCGGTTACCACGGCCAGCTTCGCAGGGCGAATCAGTACGGGCAGGTCCTGACGAATATTGATGCCAATTTTCACTTTATTGTCATCGCTCTTCGGCGGGATCCCTTCGAAGGTCACACGCTTGTAGTGCTCAACGTCCAGCGGTTTGCTGGTTTGCAGGATGAAGCGCAATTGCTGAGTCTGACCGGGCTCGAGACGTACCACGGGCTGAGTGGTGACAAGTTTCAGGCCTTTATCATCCGGCAGATCCACCACGTCGGTGTACAGTAGCGACGGATGGCTATCGGTATTTTTGACGTTGATGGTGCCACTGTGGGTCGCTTCATCAATCACCAGCAGACTGGTTTCTGGCACCATACCGGCTGCATGTACGCCAAACTGTGCAGAGAATAAAGCTGCGGCAGCGAGTGTTTTAAATAAAACCTTTTTAGAGCATGTCATATGTATATTCCTTGAAAGCACTACTTAACATTCCGTGTTGATGGCGCTTATTTTTGAGAGAAAGGGTGTTCCCTCTGCATTAAATTTAACTCACTTTAAATTTGAAAGAATTACAGATACTTTAGGCTGATCGTCAACTGACCATCCAGCCGGGTATCATCGGTAATGGAAAGCGTTGTGGTATTCTGAATAGCCAGAGACGTTACCAGCGGAAATGTTGCTGTCTGGAAAGCAAGCGGGTCAATACTTCCCGCTAATGCGACGGTAATATTACGATTATTTTCACCCTGACTTGAACCATCAGTACTCTTAGCCCAGGTCATTGAGCCATTCTGCTGATATATTGGATCGACAGATTTTCCGTCTGCAGTAACGCTATTCACCTTCATAAACATGGCATAAGAGCCAATATTTACCGTGCCTGCTTTGCCAACGCCATAGGTCTGGTTAGTCGCACTCTGTGCCCCACCCGTAAATGTACCGGCAGAAACGGTTAATCCTGCGTTAGAGTCGGCGCGATCGTCTATCATATTCCAGGCCACTTTTGTTGCTGCCGTGCAGGTAATGGTGAGATCGATATTCCGTTGCCCTAACTGGTTCACCGCCGTAGAGGACAATTCACCTAAGCGGATATTTCCATAGTCCACCACGCCGCCATTGCTAAATTCAGGAGTACAGGCCGAGGCTGTCAGCGTCCCTTTAATTTTCAATATCGCGGTTTCAGCGGCAAACGTAGAGTTTACGCAAAGGAATAATGCTGTAGCCAATAGAATTTTTTTCACGAGTTAATCCATAACTTATGATTTAAAGAAAATAAAATTCGACTGAGTTCATCCTTGATAGTCGCTATTACCTCCGTTTGCAAAATGCATGGTGCGATAATATAGAAATCATAAATACATGCAACTTAGGTTTATTAACTTTTCTTTTTAGATTTACTCAAATAATAGGCAGGATTTATAAAACAGAGGTTTCCAGTTCTTTTTAGACCATTTATATTCAGAATAATTATTGCTTGCGATGATTTATTTTCGCTGGCTTTGTATTCCAAAATTTCTGTCATATAGAATAAAGCATTGCACTGTCTTAATTTTGTACAAATCTATACATAGAAAAAATATTCGTTCAACAGGCGCTTAATCTTTACATCGACAAAAAAAATCCAGCCGACTGAGGAGGGCTGGATTTTATAATGGATGACGTTTATTTTACCACTCTGAGAGCCGGACGCCCGCCGCGTGGTGGCGGATCGTCATCAGGATCGTTTTCATCCTGGCGGTCAGGTTTGTCGCCGTCAATAACCGACATCACCGTGTCGCTGTCTCGCTCCCCGGTTGCATCGTCTTCATTCAGGCTGGCAACGTCTTCATCGTAAGCCGCTTCCGGCTCGAACATCGTACCCGCGCCGTTTTCCCGCGCGTAGATAGCCAGCACCGCGGCCAGCGGCACGGAAACCTGACGCGGTACGCCGCCGAAACGCGCGTTAAAACGCACTTCGTCGTTCGCCAGTTCAAGATTACCCACCGCACGGGGGGCAATGTTCAAAACGATCTGTCCGTCACGCGCGTATTCCATCGGAACCAGCACGCCCGGCAACGTCACATCCACAACCAGGTGCGGCGTGAGCTGGTTATCCAGCAGCCATTCATAGAAGGCGCGCAGCAGATACGGACGGCGTGGTGAAAGTTGTGACATTTCCACAGTCATTAGCCTCGGCCGAGACGCATTTCACGTTCCGGTTCAGTTAAGGATGCCAGGAAGGAGTCGCGTTCAAAGACGCGGGTCATATAGCCTTTCAGCTCTTTTGCGCCCGGGCCGCTGAATTCAACGCCAAGTGTCGGCAGGCGCCACAGCAGCGGTGCCAGGTAGCAGTCCACCAGGCTGAACTCATCGCTCAGGAAGAACGGTTTCTGGCCGAACACAGGGGCAATCGCCAGCAGCTCTTCACGCAGTTGTTTACGTGCAGCGTCTGCTTCTGAAGCAGAACCGTTTTCGATCACGTTCATCAGCGTGTACCAGTCTTTCTCGATACGCTGCATGTACAGGCGGCTTTCGCCACGCGCCACAGGGTAAACAGGCATCAGCGGTGGATGCGGGAAACGCTCATCCAGGTATTCCATAATGATACGGGATTCCCACAGGGTCAGCTCGCGATCCACCAGCGTTGGTACACTTTGGCTCGGGTTGAGATCGATCAGATCCTGAGGTGGGTTATCCTTTTCCACATGCTCGATCTCAAAACTGACACCCTTCTCGGCCAGCACGATACGAACCTGATGGCTATAAATGTCAGTAGGACCAGAAAACAGCGTCATTACCGAACGTTTGTTGGCAGCGACAGCCATGAAAACCTCCAGGTATATTCAGAATTTTTACTGCTACCGGCCCGGTGGGGCCAGCCAGATGATGTAGCGCCCATCCCAGAGAAGACACATTGTTCAAGAATCGAACAAAAATCGAGTATTCACCGATATTTGGGCAGAAAATTGGATGATAGTTTACCAGATTTTGATGGCTTTGTGGTGAGGGGATTCTGGAAATGCGGAAAAAGAGGAGATATATGCATTGATAATGTGGATAACCTGAGCATTACCCATAAAAAAACCCGCCGAAGCGGGTTTTTCGCCAATCGTTCTGCGTGAGCAGAAAATGATTAACGTTTGGAGAACTGTGGACGACGACGTGCTTTACGCAGACCCACTTTCTTACGTTCAACCTGACGAGCGTCACGAGTAACGAAGCCAGCTTTACGCAGTTCAGAACGCAGGGATTCGTCGTACTCCATCAGAGCGCGGGTGATACCGTGACGGATCGCACCTGCCTGACCGGAGATACCACCACCTTTAACGGTGATGTACAGATCCAGTTTTTCTACCATATCAACCAGTTCCAGCGGCTGGCGAACTACCATGCGGGCAGTTTCGCGACCGAAGTACTGTTCCAGAGAACGCTGGTTGATTACGATTTTACCGTTGCCCGGTTTGATGAACACGCGAGCTGCGGAACTTTTGCGGCGACCAGTGCCGTAGTATTGATTTTCAGCCATTGCCTATAATCCCGATTAGATGTCAAGAACTTGCGGTTGCTGTGCCGCGTGGTTGTGCTCGTTACCTGCGTAAACTTTCAGTTTACGGAACATAGCACGACCCAGCGGGCCTTTTGGCAGCATGCCTTTAACCGCGATTTCAATCACACGCTCAGGACGGCGAGCAATCATCTCTTCAAAGGTCGCTTCTTTGATACCACCGATGTGGCCAGTGTGGTGGTAGTACATTTTGTCTTCGCGCTTGTTGCCGGTTACAGCAACTTTTTCTGCGTTCAGAACGATGATGTAGTCACCAGTATCAACGTGCGGAGTGTATTCCGCTTTGTGCTTACCGCGCAGGCGACGAGCCAGTTCAGTAGCCAGACGGCCCAGAGTTTTACCGGTCGCGTCAACAACATACCAGTCGCGTTGTACGGTTTCTGGTTTAGCTGTAAAAGTTTTCATTAAAAGCTTACCCAAATAATAAGTTACACGTTGGTGAACACCCAAACGTTTAGTCAGTTGAGGTTCACACGACAAAGTCCGGCAAACCTACCCCTTCGAATAGCTCATGCCGACACATAGAAAGTTTCGGGAAAAAAACCTTCTCGTAACGTGGGGTCGCAAGATTATAGAGAAGTTGAGGTCAAAGATCGACCCTTAAATGTGATTTGGAATGGGTTTTTCGGGGGGCAAGTTTTTGCGGTCCGGTGCCCTCACCCCCAGCCCCTCTCCCACGGGGAGAGGGTAGCATTTAAGGCATATGCTCCAGCTTCAGATACTCCTCGCTCTGCATCTCCTGCAGGCGCGACAGGCAGCGCTGGAACTCAAACTTCAAACGTTCCCCCTGATACACCTCATATAAAGGCACCTCGGCGCTCACCACCAGCTTGACGTGGCGTTCGTAAAACTCGTCCACCAGCGCAATGAAGCGTCGCGCTTCGCTTTCCATCAGCCGTGTCATGACGGGTACATCCAGCAGCATCACCGTGTGGAACAGGCGCGAAAGGGCGATGTAGTCGTGCTGACTGCGGGCATCCACGCACAGCGTCGCAAAAGAGACCGCCAGCGTTTGGTTTTCAACACCGAGCGTAGGCAACGGACGATGGTTAATCTCCAGCGTCGGGGCGTTTTCGCGCTTTGCTCCCGCCAGCGCCAGCCATAGTTTATCCATCTGGCGGGTGGTCTCGGCATTCAGCGGTGAGAGCCACAGGTGCGCCTGAGTCAGCGTGCGCAAACGGTAATCCACGCCCGCATCAACATTCATAATGTCACAATACTGTTTGATGGCATCAATGGCAGGCAGGAAACGCGCCCGCTGGAGGCCGTTACGATACAGCTCATCCGGCGGAATATTCGAGGTGGCGACCAGCGTGATGCCGCGGGCAAACAGCGCTTTCATCAGGCCGCCCAACAGCATGGCATCGGTGATATCCGAAACAAAAAACTCATCGAAACAGAGGACGTCCGTTTCGGCCTTAAACCTGTCAGCCACAATCTCCAGCGGATCGCTTTTGCCCTGCAGCGCCGTTAACTCTTCATGCACCCGCAGCATAAAGCGGTGGAAATGCAGGCGTTGTTTACGCTCACCCGGCAGGCTCTGATAAAACAGATCCATCAACCAGGTTTTCCCGCGACCGACACCGCCCCACATATATAAACCGCGTGCCGGAGCGTTAGCCTGTGGCTCTTTTTTTCCGAGCAGTCGGCTCAATGCCGCCTTCAGCCCACAGCTCTGCCCTGATTCCGCAGGTTTTGCCGTAAGCTCATGGAAAAGGGTATCCAGACGGTTAACCGCTTCACGTTGAACGTCATCCGGCTGATGTGAGCCCTCGTCCAGGGCCAGTTGATATCGCGATGCGGGGGACAGGTTTTGCATAATCTTGTTGTTATTCCTTCAATTAAACCTCATCAGCAGGCGTGACTGATGAAAAAAAGGCCGTTCTACACTACGCGATGATACGTCAGGATTCCACTTCTGCAGAAATAGCGGTTATAGTGGCAATATCAGGCACAGGCAGGAGCCGAGCCAACACCCTACGGAACAACAAGACAACGGGAGAAGTTCATGACCTGGGAATATGCGCTAATCGGTTTAGTCGTCGGCATCGTGATCGGTGCTGTGGCCATGCGTTTCGGTAATCGCAAATTGCGTCAGCAGCAGTCACTGCAATACGAACTGGAAAAGAACAAAGCCGAGCTGGAAGAGTACCGCGAAGAGCTGGTCAGCCACTTTGCCCGTAGCGCTGAGCTGCTGGACAACATGGCGACCGATTATCGCCAGCTGTATCAGCACATGGCAAAAAGCTCCAGCAGCCTGCTGCCGGAAATGACCGCGGAAACCAACCCGTTCCGCAACCGTCTGGCAGACTCTGAGGCCGGTAACGATCAGGCCCCTGTTCAGATGCCTCGCGACTATTCTGATGGCGCGTCCGGCCTGCTGCGCGGCGGTGTTAAGCGCGATTAATCACACAACCTGAAATTATTTTACGGGCGCAGCGATTGCGCCCGTCCTTTCTTCCTGACCCCAGCTATTATTTAGGTAAACACCTCATTGTTCAGCGGTTTAAAATTCAATAACATCAACGTGTTTTTGGGCCCGTTTTTTCCTTTACTCCAGGTTACGAGAGTCAGCATCGATGAAGAAAAAGAACCAGCTGTTGAGCGCGTTAGCGTTAAGTGTCGGGTTATCTCTCTCGGCGTCCTTCCCTGCCTTTGCCGCCCTTCCCTCGCAGGTGCCGGGCCAGACGGCGATTCCGAGCCTCGCACCCATGCTGGAAAAAGTGTTGCCTGCGGTAGTCAGCGTGCAGGTAGAAGGCACTGCCGTGCAAAGCCAGCGCGTACCTGAAGAACTGAAAAAATATTTTGGCGATGAGTCGCCCGACCAGCAGGCTCAGCCTTTTGAAGGGCTGGGCTCAGGCGTCATCATTGATGCGGCCAAAGGCTATATTCTGACCAACAACCACGTTATCAGCCAGGCCGATAAAATCAGCGTGCAGCTGAATGATGGTCGGGAATTTGATGCCAAATTGATCGGCGGCGATGACCAGAGCGACATCGCGCTGTTGCAGGTGCAAAACCCAAGTAATCTGACCCAGATTGCCATCGCCGACTCCGACAAACTGCGCGTCGGCGACTTTGCTGTTGCCGTGGGCAACCCCTTTGGTTTAGGACAAACGGCGACCTCCGGGATCATTTCCGCGCTGGGGCGCAGCGGCCTGAATCTTGAAGGCCTGGAAAACTTTATCCAGACCGATGCCTCAATTAACCGCGGGAACTCCGGCGGGGCGCTGCTGAACCTTAACGGCGAGCTGATTGGTATTAACACAGCAATCCTCGCGCCAGGTGGCGGCAGTATCGGGATCGGGTTTGCCATTCCCAGCAATATGGCCAAAACGCTGGCACAGCAGCTTATCCAGTTTGGTGAAGTCAAACGCGGCCTGTTGGGCATCAAAGGGATGGAGATGAGCGCCGATATCGCAAAAGCGTTCAACATCAACGTGCAGCGCGGTGCGTTCGTCAGTGAAGTGCTGCCCAATTCCGGCTCGGCAAAAGCGGGCATTAAATCAGGTGATGTGATCGTCAGCCTGAATGATAAGCCGCTGAGCAGCTTTGCAGAGCTGCGCTCACGTATCGCCACCACCGAACCGGGCGCCAAAGTGAAGCTGGGCCTGATTCGTGACGGCAAACCGCTGAATGTGGAAGTGACGCTGGACAAGAGCACCTCTTCCTCCGCCAGTGCGGAGCTTATCGCCCCTGCACTGCAGGGCGCGACCCTCAGCGACGGGCAGCTTAAAGACGGCACCAAAGGCATCAGCATCGATACCGTAGAGAAGAGCAGCCCTGCCGCGCAGGCGGGATTGCATCAGGATGATGTGATCATCGGCGTGAATCGCACCCGCGTGCAGTCTATCGCTGAGCTGCGCAAGGTGCTGGAAAGTAAACCAACGGTCATTGCCCTGCAAATTATGCGCGGCAACGAATCTATCTATATTCTGTTGCGCTAAGCATTTGCTATCCCGGGTATCACCGCCGCGTGTGATGTCCGGGATAACTCATGTTATGCTGCAAACCGTTCCTTTTTTAACGACACGCGCATCATGCTTTTAAAGCTCTTTCGTTCCATTGCCATCGGTTTGATTGTTGCGGGCCTGCTGTTAGCGGCCATGCCGTCTTTACGCCAGTTCAACAAGCTGTCGGCTCCCCAGTTTGACAGCGCGGATGAAACGCCTGCCACCTATAATCAGGCCGTTCGCCGTGCCGCACCCGCAGTGGTGAACGTCTACAACCGTGGTCTTAACAGTTCAGCCCATAACCAGCTGGAGATCCGTACCCTCGGCTCCGGCGTGATTATGGACGATCGCGGATACATCATTACCAACAAGCACGTGATCAACGATGCTGACCAGATCATCGTCGCACTTCAGGATGGCCGCGTGTTTGAGGCCTTACTTGTCGGCTCTGACAGCCTGACCGATCTGGCCGTGCTGAAAATCAACGCCACCGGCGGGCTGCCCGTGATTCCGATCAACCGTAAACGCACTCCGCACATTGGCGATGTGGTTCTGGCTATCGGTAACCCATACAACCTGGGGCAGACCATCACCCAGGGGATCATCAGCGCCACGGGTCGCATCGGTCTGAACCCATCGGGACGGCAGAACTTCCTGCAAACCGATGCCTCCATCAACCACGGGAACTCCGGCGGTGCGCTGGTCAACTCGCTGGGCGAGCTTATGGGTATCAACACCCTCTCCTTCGATAAAAGCAACGATGGCGAGACGCCGGAAGGGATCGGCTTTGCCATTCCGTTCCAGCTGGCAACCAAAATTATGGACAAGCTGATCCGGGACGGTCGCGTGATCCGCGGTTACATCGGGATTGGTGGTCGCGAAATTGCTCCTATGCATACGCAGGGTGGCGGGATCGATCAGATTCAGGGGATTGTGGTTAACGAAGTGGCGCCTGGTGGACCGGCTGCCAATGCGGGCATTCAGGTTAATGATGTCATTCTGTCGGTCAACGGCACACCGGCGGTCTCTGCGCTTGAGACGATGGACCAGGTGGCAGAAATTCGCCCGGGTTCCATCATCCCGGTTGAAGTCATGCGCAACGATAAGAAACTGACGCTGCATGTGACCATTCAGGAATACCCGGCCACCAACTGACGGGCATAAAAAACGGAGCGTAGCGCTCCGTTTTTTTTACCGGGACAAGATCACTTGTTAACGAACTCTTCGCCCAGCGTGATATCTTTCTTCAGCGTGTCCAGCATGCCTTCCATCGCGTTTTGTTCAAACGCGCTCAGCGTGCCAATTGGCTTACGCTCTTCGATACCATTTTTACCGAGCAGCAGCGGCTGGGAGAAGAAGCGCGCGTGTTCGCCATCGCCTTCAACATAAGCGCATTCAACCACGCCCTTCTCGCCCTGCAGCGCGCGAACCAGTGACAGACCGAAACGTGCAGCCGCCTGGCCCATAGACAGCGTTGCAGAACCGCCACCCGCCTTCGCTTCCACCACTTCGGTGCCTGCGTTCTGGATACGTTTGGTCAGGTCAACCACTTCCTGCTCGGTGAAGCTCACGCCTGGGATCTGCGACAGCAGAGGCAGAATTGTCACACCAGAGTGACCACCGATGACCGGCACTTCAACTTCCGTAGGCTGCTTGCCTTTCAGCTCAGCCACGAAGGTGTTAGAACGGATGATATCCAGCGTGGTCACGCCGAACAGTTTGTTCTTGTCGTAAACGCCTGCTTTCTTCAGTACTTCTGCCGCAATAGCGACCGTGGTGTTCACCGGGTTAGTGATGATACCGATGCACGCTTTCGGACACACTTCAGCGATCTGCTGCACCAGGTTTTTCACGATGCCTGCGTTGACGTTGAACAGGTCGGAACGATCCATACCTGGCTTACGCGCCACACCAGCGGAGATCAGCACAACGTCAGCACCCTGCAGCGCAGGACGCGCGTCTTCGCCGGAGAAGCCTTTGATGTTAACAGCGGTCGGGATGTGGCTCAGGTCAACCGCCACACCTGGGGTTACCGGAGCAATGTCGTACAGGGAGAGTTCTGAGCCTGAAGGCAGTTGGGTTTTCAGTAGTAGGGCAAGCGCCTGGCCGATACCACCAGCAGCGCCGAGGACTGCGACTTTCATCCTAAACTCCTTATTATGGTTAACTTAAGTATCTGTAAATCCGTTGCGGCGACCTTAATTCAGCAGGTAATTAATTACAATTTTCGTAGCTAAAGAATTTGAGGTCACGCGACTTTCTCTCTTCCCAGAAGACTCTCTGACAACAGACGGCAACGAATTAAGAGGTGGTTACAATACACCCTGCCACGCCACCAAAACAACATCATTTTGATAACATTTAATTTACTTTTAAGCTTATTTGCGTGGCGTGACCCAGGCATGTTTTCCGATAACGAAATCTGATAATATTACTCCCTTTCATAACATTATTTCAGGCTACTGCCTGGTAGATAATTTGCATAAAAATTCATCCACGTGCATAATAATGTTGTTTCTATCGTCATATTCCGGGTGACTTATGCGAAGCTCGTCTAAGCAAGAAGAATTAGTAAAGGCGTTTAAAGCGCTACTCAAAGAAGAGAAATTCAGTTCTCAGGGAGAAATTGTTCAGGCGCTGCAGGAACAAGGCTTCGACAATATCAACCAGTCGAAAGTATCCCGTATGTTGACCAAATTTGGCGCGGTGCGTACCCGTAACGCCAAAATGGAGATGGTCTATTGCCTGCCAGCTGAACTTGGCGTGCCGACAACCTCCAGCCCGCTGAAGAACCTGGTTCTGGATATCGACCACAACGATGCCGTTGTGGTGATCCACACAAGCCCTGGCGCCGCACAGCTGATTGCCCGCATGCTGGACTCTCTGGGTAAAACGGAAGGGATTCTCGGTACCATCGCCGGTGATGACACCATCTTTACCACGCCAGCCAACGGCTTTTCGGTGAAAGATCTCCACGAGGCGATCCTGGTTCTGTTCGAACAGGAGCTGTAATCCTCTCTCCCCGTAGCGTCGCTACGGGGTTCATTCTGCCCCCGCTGCGTTTTCCCCTGTTTTCTCCTGTCCTCAATTTAACAAATAGTGCTTTTTACCACTCATTAACATTCAGCCAGTGAATGATAAATCAAAGAATCGCACAAAATATCAAAATCATTTATCCATATGATTTACTTAGATATAACACGCAAACGTGTACAGAAAATAACCAACATTATGCCATTAGGTTATAAAAATTGCGCTGTTTAACACGTAATAACCCATGAAACAATTAGTCTGATATTAATTTTTACCGTTATTAGTGTATACTTGATTTTGTGATGAGGGTCACGAAACAAAGACCCCACTAAAAAATTCGACGAGGTAAAAATCATGAAAATCAAAACAACTGTAGCGGCGCTGAGCGTCCTGTCTGTCCTGTCATTCGGTGCTTTCGCAGCAGACTCCATTAATGCCGATCAGGCGCAATCCCGTGAGGCTATCGGTACGGTTTCTGTCGGCGCAATCGGCACGTCTCCAATGGACATGCATGAGATGCTGAACAAAAAAGCGGAAGAACAAGGTGCATCATCCTATCGCATCATTGAAGCGCGTTCCGGTGACCACTGGCACGCTACCGCTGAGCTGTATAAATAAGTTTTAGTAATAACAGAAGACGACTATCTCCACTCAACGGCACCAGGCATAAAAATAGCAGTTCAACCCTTCTCGCCGTTGAGCAAAAACCTCTTCAGGAGCAAAGACTATGAAAACCAAATTAATCATCGCAACCCTCGGTCTGGCATCGGTTCTCTCTTTCGGCGCAAGCGCAGCCGTCCAGCAGGTGAATACCGAGCAGGCGCAAAATCTGCAGTCTATGGGTAGTGTTTCCGTAACGTCCGTCACCGGCTCTCCGATGGATATCCG is a window encoding:
- the yhcN gene encoding peroxide/acid stress response protein YhcN encodes the protein MKIKTTVAALSVLSVLSFGAFAADSINADQAQSREAIGTVSVGAIGTSPMDMHEMLNKKAEEQGASSYRIIEARSGDHWHATAELYK
- the yhcN gene encoding peroxide/acid stress response protein YhcN; the encoded protein is MKTKLIIATLGLASVLSFGASAAVQQVNTEQAQNLQSMGSVSVTSVTGSPMDIRQELAAKAEKAGASSYRVTELNQGDHWHATAELYK